A section of the Bacteroidales bacterium genome encodes:
- a CDS encoding glycosyltransferase family 4 protein codes for MKVLMFGWEFPPHITGGLGTACFGLTKALLKQGVEILFVVPKAYGDESQEAVRLINASDVSIDIRNEIYQEYWKQITYMEIGSNLIPYTSPEEFQKIISQNLLDGADINQSVFSEHFVFSGKYGKDLMQEVSRYALIATSLAATNTFDVIHAHDWLTYPAGIAAKNISGKPLVIHVHATEFDRSGENINQNVYDIERKGMEAADMIITVSNLTRQIVIDRYGIHPDKVITVHNAVDDPVNPAVLDAKKHVKEKVVTFLGRVTFQKGPDYFVEAANKVLQKDGNVRFVMAGQGDMLNRMIKRVAQLRISTKFHFTGFLKGDDVDRMFAMSDVYVMPSVSEPFGISPLEAMRSSVPVVISKQSGVSEVLRYAMKVDFWDIDALSDAIYGLLHYNALSKMFMRYGKIEVDNMKWDNSAIRVKYIYDMMLNK; via the coding sequence ATGAAAGTATTAATGTTTGGTTGGGAGTTTCCTCCTCATATTACTGGTGGGTTGGGAACAGCATGTTTTGGGCTGACAAAAGCATTGCTGAAGCAGGGTGTGGAAATATTATTTGTTGTTCCTAAAGCATATGGCGACGAAAGTCAGGAAGCTGTAAGGCTTATCAATGCAAGTGATGTAAGTATTGATATCAGGAATGAGATATACCAGGAATATTGGAAACAGATCACTTATATGGAAATAGGTTCAAACCTGATTCCTTACACATCACCTGAAGAGTTTCAGAAAATTATTTCACAAAATCTACTTGATGGAGCTGATATAAATCAATCAGTATTTTCTGAACATTTTGTGTTTAGCGGGAAGTATGGCAAAGACCTTATGCAGGAAGTGTCGCGTTATGCGTTGATTGCAACATCGCTAGCTGCTACGAATACTTTTGATGTGATTCATGCGCACGACTGGCTTACTTATCCTGCAGGTATAGCTGCAAAAAATATCAGCGGTAAACCATTGGTAATTCACGTCCATGCTACAGAGTTCGATCGTTCCGGTGAAAATATAAACCAGAATGTTTACGATATTGAACGTAAAGGAATGGAAGCTGCCGATATGATTATTACCGTAAGTAATTTAACCCGGCAGATCGTGATTGACCGTTACGGAATTCATCCTGATAAAGTGATTACTGTTCATAATGCTGTTGATGATCCTGTTAATCCTGCTGTTCTGGATGCAAAGAAACATGTGAAAGAAAAAGTAGTAACATTTCTTGGTCGGGTTACTTTTCAGAAAGGTCCTGATTATTTTGTTGAAGCTGCAAATAAAGTATTACAAAAAGATGGCAATGTCCGTTTTGTAATGGCAGGGCAGGGCGACATGCTGAACCGTATGATAAAACGTGTAGCGCAATTACGCATTTCTACAAAATTTCACTTTACCGGATTTTTAAAAGGTGATGATGTTGACCGGATGTTTGCTATGAGTGATGTTTACGTGATGCCATCAGTTTCGGAGCCTTTCGGAATATCTCCGTTAGAAGCTATGCGAAGCAGCGTACCTGTTGTTATTTCTAAACAATCGGGTGTTTCTGAAGTTTTACGTTATGCAATGAAAGTCGATTTCTGGGATATTGATGCTTTATCTGATGCTATATATGGGCTTTTGCATTACAATGCCCTCAGTAAAATGTTTATGCGCTACGGAAAAATTGAAGTAGATAATATGAAGTGGGATAATTCAGCAATAAGGGTAAAGTATATTTATGATATGATGTTGAATAAGTAA
- a CDS encoding amylo-alpha-1,6-glucosidase: protein MSYLTFDKSQLVNLEYILSKELLRSNRAGSYACTTIIGCNTRKYHGLLVTPQPALDGENHVLLSTLDISVVQRDAEFNFGIHKYPGGVYSPKGNKYFSDFTTEPIPKLTFRVGGVILSMELLLAIDDERLLIKYTLEDAHSPTILRFKPFLAFRNVHKLAHANVFVDRKYEKIENGIKYRMYSGYTNLFMQFSKTVEYTHAPDWNYNIEYSEEQNRGYDYQEDLFVPGFFELPIKKGESVVFSAGTSDINPALLKKLFTSETKRRIPRDSFYNNLVNSAHQFVVRRDKKTKIKAGFPWFGAWGRDTFISLPGLTLAIDDPKTCKAVLDTALTELHGPLFPNVGEGHNAAFNSADAPLWFFWALQQYAEYTNTKEQIWKEYGRKMQMILKGFKDGTLYNIKMLDNGLIYAGEQGSAVTWMDAIVGGKPVTPRIGQAVELSALWYNAIMFSLEVACMAEDESFIEEWKGIAGIIPESFKNTFWCKDRGYLADYVNGDFADWTVRPNMVFATSLPYVPLSEKIRQLILEKIQQDLLTPRGLRTLTPKHPDYKGIYAGNQVERDMAYHQGTVWPWLLGHFAEGYLKVHGKSGLPFIKSLYDGFDSAMKEHCIGTISEVYDGDPPHKAGGAISQAWSVAEILRMWKLIEKYEK from the coding sequence ATGAGTTATCTAACTTTTGATAAAAGCCAACTGGTTAATTTAGAATATATTCTGAGCAAAGAACTGCTTCGTTCAAATCGGGCAGGATCGTATGCCTGTACAACAATAATAGGGTGTAACACCCGAAAATATCATGGTTTGCTTGTAACACCTCAACCTGCACTTGATGGCGAAAATCATGTTTTGCTTTCAACACTTGATATTTCTGTGGTGCAAAGAGATGCTGAATTTAATTTCGGAATTCATAAATATCCTGGCGGAGTTTATAGTCCGAAAGGAAATAAATATTTCAGCGATTTTACAACAGAACCTATTCCTAAGTTGACATTTCGTGTTGGTGGAGTAATTCTTTCTATGGAATTACTACTTGCAATTGATGATGAACGTTTACTGATAAAATATACTCTCGAGGATGCTCATTCTCCGACAATCCTTAGGTTTAAACCTTTTCTTGCTTTCCGTAATGTACATAAACTGGCACATGCAAATGTTTTTGTAGACAGGAAATATGAAAAAATAGAAAATGGAATAAAATACAGGATGTACTCCGGGTATACTAATCTTTTCATGCAGTTTTCCAAAACTGTTGAATATACCCATGCTCCTGATTGGAATTATAATATTGAATATTCAGAAGAGCAAAACAGGGGATACGATTACCAGGAAGATTTATTTGTTCCCGGCTTCTTTGAATTGCCTATAAAAAAAGGAGAATCAGTAGTGTTCTCAGCAGGTACAAGTGATATCAACCCTGCGCTTCTGAAAAAACTTTTTACATCAGAAACTAAAAGAAGAATTCCTCGCGATAGTTTTTATAATAACCTTGTCAATTCGGCTCACCAGTTTGTTGTACGCCGTGATAAGAAAACAAAAATAAAGGCAGGCTTCCCTTGGTTTGGAGCATGGGGGCGCGATACTTTCATTTCATTGCCGGGATTAACTCTTGCTATTGATGATCCCAAAACATGTAAAGCTGTTCTCGATACAGCTTTAACAGAATTACACGGACCATTATTCCCCAATGTTGGAGAAGGTCATAATGCGGCGTTCAACTCGGCTGATGCTCCACTTTGGTTTTTCTGGGCTTTACAGCAGTATGCTGAATATACCAATACCAAAGAACAGATTTGGAAAGAATACGGTCGTAAAATGCAAATGATATTAAAAGGTTTCAAGGATGGAACTTTGTACAATATTAAAATGCTTGATAATGGATTAATATATGCCGGTGAACAGGGAAGTGCCGTAACTTGGATGGATGCAATTGTTGGAGGAAAGCCTGTAACACCACGAATTGGACAAGCTGTTGAATTAAGCGCTTTATGGTATAACGCGATTATGTTTTCACTGGAAGTTGCATGCATGGCAGAAGATGAATCATTTATTGAAGAATGGAAAGGTATTGCCGGCATTATTCCCGAGTCGTTTAAGAATACATTCTGGTGTAAAGACAGAGGTTACCTTGCCGATTATGTTAATGGTGATTTTGCTGATTGGACTGTTAGACCGAATATGGTTTTTGCAACTTCTCTTCCTTATGTTCCATTGAGTGAAAAAATACGTCAATTGATTTTAGAGAAAATTCAACAGGATCTTTTGACACCTCGCGGGTTAAGAACACTCACTCCTAAACATCCCGATTATAAAGGTATTTATGCCGGAAACCAGGTAGAGCGGGATATGGCGTATCACCAGGGAACGGTGTGGCCATGGTTGCTCGGGCATTTTGCAGAAGGATATTTAAAAGTTCATGGTAAAAGCGGATTACCATTCATAAAATCGTTGTATGACGGATTTGACTCAGCAATGAAAGAACATTGCATTGGAACCATATCGGAAGTGTATGATGGCGATCCTCCGCATAAAGCAGGTGGCGCGATTTCGCAGGCATGGAGTGTTGCAGAGATATTACGAATGTGGAAGTTGATCGAGAAATATGAAAAATAG